AAAGCTCCACCTAACAGCAATGAGACATAGCCTTGAACTTCGAAAACAGTATACAAGGTAGTTCCAGGCACAGCAGGGTTTTTAGTAGCAGTAGAAGCCCTTGGTGCAAAGGTTGCAGCAGTTTTCTGAACCACCTGTTGTCATATCACAAATAGAAAAACATCCTCAAAATCAGTGCAAAACTTTAAAAAACCAGACAATAAAgcatctaaaagaaaaaaaaaattgaaccttTTTGAGGTCCTTGTCAAGGGGTGTAGTGGAAGTAGCACTGGAGAtgcttttgctttcttttctgGGTTCAGAttctaaattttcttctttgggTTCTTCCTCAACTGTTCCTGTCTGAGCATCGACTTCATTTGTCGCATTAACATGTATTTGCAAGGCTTTTCTGCAACTGAGAAACTTGGGGTAGTTGTGTTTTAAGTTGAAAGAAGGTGGTAAAGGGAGCTTTGAAACGCCATAGTTGCAGAGAGGCGTTGACATCAACGAGTACATGTTGAATGTTCAACACACTCTCAATGTATTCTCATTGGAATCCAGAAATTCTTCAAGTTggaacccaaaaataaaaataaaaaataaaatgggagtatGGGATTGGAAGGGAAAGAGATAAGGAACACGAGGCTGATCTTTGCTGTTAAAACCGGTTCGATTCTCAACATTTTAAACGACCCAGTTCCCTCTCGGTCTACCCAAACCCGGACCACTCTAGTTCATTTCCTGTTTAACCCGCAACACTATCTTATACCATAATAGCCTTTGGTAAAAATCGTATCCAGTCcctctcaatttcaatattgagtaaattgatctctctctaaaaaaattagagcatcttaatctctttcaattttgaagGTGAGTGACAATTGATCACAGCAATTAATATTTTCCATCtattgtacataattttaattgatatcaTAACAAATTAAGctttcaatatttacatattttgtcaatttgatctagaaaaattattttaaaaatggatacagttttataaaatctaaaattcaaaaagaatatataaaagaaatttagcTTTAATAAACAAAATGTGTAAACTTCAAGACTAAATTCGgtattatactaattaaaattatataaaatttgtaagaaattGTCCTTAAATGTTTACTTTTGGAATTGagagggattaaattgctctaatttttttgagatttttatcCCAACACATTACATAATAATTGCAAGAAGTTATAATTAGTATGTTAGCAATCTAATTTTGCTGGACTGCAGTTCTAGTATTCCATAAGTTAGAAGACTCATATTTGTTTGACTTTGTTGCTTTAGATTTTGCTGAAACATATATATTCCTTATTGGCAAAATCATCTTATGGATAAGAAAACATAGCTCAATCTCATTTTCATTCTACAATAACTTTTATTTGCCTCAAATATAACATCCATTTTCGCTTGATCTTGAAAAAGAATTCAGAAATGTGCTCCACTGAAGAATGAAAGAACTGCTTCATTTTCTTGTTTCTCTATGCATTAATGGCTGCCTGAATTTGTTCCAGGGTTTTCCCCTTTGTTTCAGGAACCACTGTGATTACAAACACTATAGCCACTGCATTGATTGCAGCATAAATGATGAAGGTACCTGAAAAAGCCACCAGTTGCAAATATTATTCACAATTATCTTTCTGGATTGAATCAATTACTGCTTTTACTATAAggaatttaaagattaaaaagtgggggggggggggggataatttttattctatttaccATAGGAGCTCCAACTCATGAGGAAGTTGAATGTGTATGACACTGCCCATGCACCAAACCAGTTCACAAGTGTTGCTAAGCTTCCTGCTATTCCTTTAATATTTATCGGAAATATCTGCGACCAAATCCAGATATGTGTTGGACATGAATATATACAAATACTTAACTCGGGTAGATTTTATTACCTCAGACATTACAACCCAAGGAACTGCACCCATTCCAGCTGAAAAAGATCCTATGTACATCTGATCAAGAAGAAAACGGTGAGCTATACTC
The Gossypium raimondii isolate GPD5lz chromosome 8, ASM2569854v1, whole genome shotgun sequence DNA segment above includes these coding regions:
- the LOC105790763 gene encoding protein RESISTANCE TO PHYTOPHTHORA 1, chloroplastic isoform X1; translation: MYSLMSTPLCNYGVSKLPLPPSFNLKHNYPKFLSCRKALQIHVNATNEVDAQTGTVEEEPKEENLESEPRKESKSISSATSTTPLDKDLKKVVQKTAATFAPRASTATKNPAVPGTTLYTVFEVQGYVSLLLGGALSFNLIFPSNEPDIWRLMGMWSIWMFTIPSLRARDCSKNEKEALNYLFLIIPLLNVIIPFFWKSFAVVWSADIVAFFAMYAWKLGWLQKTE
- the LOC105790763 gene encoding protein RESISTANCE TO PHYTOPHTHORA 1, chloroplastic isoform X2; its protein translation is MYSLMSTPLCNYGVSKLPLPPSFNLKHNYPKFLSCRKALQIHVNATNEVDAQTGTVEEEPKEENLESEPRKESKSISSATSTTPLDKDLKKVVQKTAATFAPRASTATKNPAVPGTTLYTVFEVQGYVSLLLAIPSLRARDCSKNEKEALNYLFLIIPLLNVIIPFFWKSFAVVWSADIVAFFAMYAWKLGWLQKTE